In the Candidatus Dormiibacterota bacterium genome, TACCATTAGAAATATCTTCTAACTGCTGACTGGCCAGAGACCTGTCTGCGCTGTCGGAGGCTTTAGCCTCGGAGTAATCGGCTATATCGATCTTACCGTCTTTACCGAGATCCAATATTGCTTTGGCGGAGTCTTTTGCAGAACTACTGACTGTACCGCCACCACCAGGGCTGGCTTGGCCACCACCTCCCTGTTCCGCCCCTACGCTTGCGCAGTCGTCATCACTGTAAGCGCAAGAAAGGCTGTTGGCTACGGCGGTATCTAGCATACACATACTGGTCTCCGGGTCCTCGCCTTTGGCCATCTTGGTATTAAAAGCCTCCATTTCCAAATCACACTCAGCTTGGCTCTGGCTATCAAACGGCTCAGACTCTAAATCTTGCTTATTAAACCCATAGCGCTTAACCCCGTATAAATTATTATCTAATTGCTGGGCCAGGGTGGGTGCCGAGAAAGCCCTGGCTATACTTACTGGTATTGCGCCGAGGTTTGTAACTAAATTAGTACTGGTTGCATGTGCTAATTGGCCGGGGCTGGCGGGGGTTGCCATGACCAGGCGGGCAAATACTGAGTCTGGTTCTTCAATCGAAGCTAGTTTGCTCCAAAAGCCGCGCGCGCGGTTACCTGCTGCCTGCTCCAATGCTATTTCTTGATTCAGCATTGCCACTTCGTCATCTTTCAGAGCCCGTCCGCCCATCGTTTGCGAGAGTGCCTCTTGGGTTACGGCCGCACCGCCATCTATGCAATTGAACATTCGGCCGCCCGATTCCTCGCCGCTGCAAGCAGGCGCACCACCCAAAAATGTCATCATTTTAGCTACCAGGCTCTTAAATAGTTCATCGGTATCAACCCCAGTGATCTTGCCAAACACCCATAAGCCTCCCTGAACAGCCTTGCCTATGACGTCATTAATTGCATTTATGAGGTCGCCAATGATCGGAATAGTATTATAGGCACCTACAATCGGGCCGATAACTTTACCAAAAGTATCTTTATAAGTATTCGAAATCTCAGCCGCTTTTGTGTCATCGCTATTTACCTTCATCATATCGGTGACCGGGTCGTACTCATCTTGCTCATTACTCTGGGCATAAGCTGTAAATGAAATAACTGCATTATGGCTGCCAACCACTTGCTTGTAGCCATCGCTTTTCTCCATACCGTCCGTCATTTGCATAAAGGCATCTACCTCTTCGCCAGATACGGTCTCACCGGATTTGAGCTGGTCGGTAGCAGTAGCAAAGGTAAAGTAGGCAGAGGCGTATTCGGCCGCCCGCATTGTGGCTACGAGGTTTACCAAGCCTCCCTGTCCAAGCAATACCTCGATATGCTTGGCAGTTTCAAGACCAGCCACGATATTCAGTATGGGAATGGCTTTATTCACGAACTTGCCGGCTATTCGCCCAGCATTTTTAACCTCCGGCTCTTCAGCTGGCCCTGTGCCAGATCGGGCCTCTTCACTAGCCACCTCGGCGACTTTTTCCAGATCAGGGTCAATCGATTCGCCGGCAAAGCTGTTCTTTTCATCGTTGGAATTACCCGAGCGCGGGCAGTCACTTGGCGTGCCAAACAAACATTTACCGAATCGTCCGCTTAAAATCGGCTTAGATACTGTCTTAGTCCACCTAGCTCTTACCTTATCCCCGGCTTTCTCCCGCGTGTTTTCAAAGAATCGCCACTTGGTAATACCCAGCCTCTCGTAAGCCCATTTGCGCATATAGTAGCGTTTAACTATCTGATGCCGTTTGGTAACATCTTTGACGGCCGAATTAAACGCCCGTCGGCCCTCTTTATTGCTCTCAAACCTGTCCTCTACGGCTCTTTCAAACACATTCGTAGTACCCAGCCCTCCATTTCGCTTCAAATCGCTAAAGTCTATCTCTTGCCCGCGGACATCAAGCTTTACTAATCTATCTTTGACCCCAATACCGCCAGTTTCCCGCACGAACCGAATACCGTGCCGCTTCTCCATATCATCAAAGAACTTATCGGTCCGCATATCGGTATACCACTGGGTGAAGGGGTGGGTGGAGGTTGCCCAACCCTTAGCTACAAAGTAGCGGTTCTGGCCATTCTCCGTCCCCGCCACCTCGGCCTTAATGAGGGTGGTTAAGAACCTATCACTGCGCTGATCCATAATGTGGGTCAGCCGTGCCAGGCGCACCTTATCTATATTCTCCTTCATAAACATTAGCTTGAAGGGAGCTAAAAACGCGAAGAAGACTGCTAGCAGCAGGCCGACTATGCTACCGCTTACCCCAACGGCAATCAGCCACCGCCTGCCTTTAAGCAGTCTACTGGCCAGGCCTGAGCCGGCTCCTTTGTTCTGGTTATCGGGCAGGCTGTCTGGCGGCATCGGCTATTCTCCTGTCAGTGGCGGCGCCTCTATGGCTTGGGCGGTTGTTGGCGGTTCTGGTATAGGGGCAGGAGTAGGAGCGGCCGATTCGGGCTGGGCGCCTTGTGCCAGTTTCTGGGCCGCCAGCTGTTGCGGGTTGGTGGTAATCAGCTGGGTTTCGGTTTGAGAGGCCAGAATACGGATTATGACGTGGTTTAGGCCGGCAAAAAACAGCCCCTCCCCCACCGGGAATTGGGTTAACCTAGCCTTCTCTTCACTAGTCAACTTGAATGTTTCGCCCACGATATCGATCGAAGACGGCGCTTGTTTAAGCAGCAGCTGCAGCGATGAGTTGGCCACCACTGCCCGCCCCATTCTCGAGCTCAAGAAGTCATCTACATCTTGCGAAATTGTAGTAAGGCCTAAGAAGTATTTACGGGCGCGTTTGGCGATAGAGAACATAAAGTTGGCCGAATCGTCATGCTTCATCAGCTGCCAGCCCTCATCAATTATCAGTATCCGTTTACGCCGGTCGGATTTAACCTTATTCCAAATAAAGTTAAGCACGATGTACATACCCACCGGCCGCAGCTCTTCCTCTAGATCGCGGATATTAAAGACCACGAACTTGTTGTACAGGTCGACATTCGACTGCTCTGAGAAAATGCCGGCAAAGGTACCTGTCGTATACTTGCGCAGCCGTTGGGCTAGTGCAGGGCCGTTGCCGCTCATAGCAGAGAGCGCTTTATAGAGATCGTTCATAGTCGGCGGGGTGGCGCCGTGGGTTAGCGGGTCGTTGGTAATACCGGCCTTAGCGTAGGTATTGATAATAGCCACGTCCAGGTCGGCATCTTCAGCTGGAGTTAGGGGTACTTGGTTTGCGCCCATCATCAGCCGCAGTAGGCCGTGTAGCTGGATGATATTGGCTCTTAGTGCGTTATCGGCCTCTTCGGCATCTAGTACACGCGGGAGATCGAAAGGATTCAGCCGGTTTTGAGAGGCTAGGCTTAGCCGCAGGTAACTGCCGCCGACGGCTTCGCACAAAGCCTGGTATTCATTCTCTGGGTCGATAATTAGAATCTCCGTACCGAACATTAAACTGCGCAGGGCCTCTAGCTTAACGGCAAACGATTTACCGGCACCGGATTTAGCGAATACGACCATATTGGCATTCTCCAGGCTGAAGCGATCGAACAGCACCAGGCCATTATTATGCCGATTAATGCCGTACAGTACGCCTTCGTTACGGCTTAGGTCGGCTGAGGTAAAGGGAAAGGTGGTAGAAAGCGCGCCGGTATTCATATTGCGGCTGATCTGCAGCTGGTCTTGGGCCAGCGGCAGGGTGGAATTAAAGCCTTGCTCCATCTGCATGGTGGCCGGCTTGGTATAGACCAGTGATTGGCCGAATATGCCTTCGACTTTGCGCTGGACTTGCTTTAAGTTTTCGAGTGAGTCGGCGTAAATCGTCAGATACAGGCCAAGTCTAAAGAACCGCTCTTCACCCACCTGCAGTTTATCGCGCAGCTCCTCCGCGTCTGTGATGGCGGCCTCTAGCCCTGGGTCACGCACCCGGCCCTTTTCAGCATTAATAGTCATACTGGCTTCAAGCTGGCCTACCTTGCGCCGCAGATTGTTCAGCACCACCTGGCTTTCTACAGGGTAAATATAGATACTCATATCCATAATTTCATCGAGATTGATGATCGGCGACAGCCAGCCGGTAAACACCTGGCGGGGGAAGCCGTAAACGTACAGAGTGCGCGCAAAGCGGGCGCCGATGCGCACGTGATCACCAGTAATTTCAACCGATGGCGGGGCAATGAGATCGCGCAGGCTGACTATGCCTTGGCGGTAAGCCGCCTCGGCCTCTTGCTGCTCTTTCAGCCGGGCAGCTTCTGCTAGCGCAGCCGGATCGCCTCCTTTTTTATCAAACAAGGCCATTAGCTAGCTCCCCCGTTTAGCTGAGTTGGCGCTGGGCCAGTGCCCTTGGTAACGGCAGCGGTTTGCAGTTGGGCCGAATCAATCAGCTTTTGATTCTGAGATACATCGGGGTTATATGACATGTAGTAGAGCTCAATCAGCTCCTGGGTATTTAAGGAAATGCTTCTAATACCGATTTGGTTTAGACCGCCCGAAACCAGCTGGACTCTTTGTGAAAGCTCCTCTTTGTAGGCCTGAAAATCGGGCTCAGAAAGAACTGTAACCGGTTGGGGTTTGAGTATGCTACTGAG is a window encoding:
- a CDS encoding DUF87 domain-containing protein, producing the protein MALFDKKGGDPAALAEAARLKEQQEAEAAYRQGIVSLRDLIAPPSVEITGDHVRIGARFARTLYVYGFPRQVFTGWLSPIINLDEIMDMSIYIYPVESQVVLNNLRRKVGQLEASMTINAEKGRVRDPGLEAAITDAEELRDKLQVGEERFFRLGLYLTIYADSLENLKQVQRKVEGIFGQSLVYTKPATMQMEQGFNSTLPLAQDQLQISRNMNTGALSTTFPFTSADLSRNEGVLYGINRHNNGLVLFDRFSLENANMVVFAKSGAGKSFAVKLEALRSLMFGTEILIIDPENEYQALCEAVGGSYLRLSLASQNRLNPFDLPRVLDAEEADNALRANIIQLHGLLRLMMGANQVPLTPAEDADLDVAIINTYAKAGITNDPLTHGATPPTMNDLYKALSAMSGNGPALAQRLRKYTTGTFAGIFSEQSNVDLYNKFVVFNIRDLEEELRPVGMYIVLNFIWNKVKSDRRKRILIIDEGWQLMKHDDSANFMFSIAKRARKYFLGLTTISQDVDDFLSSRMGRAVVANSSLQLLLKQAPSSIDIVGETFKLTSEEKARLTQFPVGEGLFFAGLNHVIIRILASQTETQLITTNPQQLAAQKLAQGAQPESAAPTPAPIPEPPTTAQAIEAPPLTGE